From Onychostoma macrolepis isolate SWU-2019 chromosome 05, ASM1243209v1, whole genome shotgun sequence, one genomic window encodes:
- the specc1 gene encoding cytospin-B isoform X2: MSRRLRELHLDRLTVSRNVVWLLIHSRQDEGRRQTPLSHCLLSRTHGRQSKCALSGVSELWSDGLVFSVEQRVAGMGNQETRVEDPDTGVQSTKKSGIPAPREIPQSISRERVSLRDQQKSTTAKKMVTSASTSSLSTLSKHSRGSVKTKAESVVCDKNLLESQVRELLAEAKTKEFEISKLRMELQRHKGKDSSSEAGTPEGNSEIERTPAQSGDIQVLVGELKEKNGRFQRELATLREENQALKQKLITLESTTTLLTGSSKHSVNGVFPENTTSDAVSAVNGSHLKTSVSSGSETKGSPLPSSESSEFEKIPSRSDSVSSSIKSVVPSGAVKELSVESLTVHIQKMEESHHSTAEELQATLQELADQQQVVQELTAENERLAEEKGLLQTSLQQQRERVELLAQQNESLLQRLREQAQCNEAEASRASRVAELEQRLAEQVESSRFEREKLVDIQQQLTGSLRALEMENQEAQIDVKSLKEEVELLQGHLESEKVAKDEAVRKTEEQRLATEALRAESASLKAQVEVERQKIAELKAMQSASDNTELQSLLKAAHEDRDKLELSCMELRQELQQVEADRLQLLERVEKQEQDHKANMLALEENSRDAENQIKDLKETIFELEDQVEQQRAVRLHTNQTILDLENQIKRLEENKAELEKQIKAMNKQMKDETEEWRRFQADLQTAVVVANDIKVEAQQELRTLRRRLQEEQEHSASLASELEQVQGTRSWSEDVSLSDSDGSPHWCRMTVSQNAPGGFQTNGNESGSSMPSEPGATVKSLIKSFDTAVPNGTSSSAQMHTSPRSPLSGIPVRTAPAAAVSPIQRHSGIKPLSKTLERKIAFGDFPHNGSCDELKPSSLMRKSPSLESVIKTPTHFNGCTSSFTYNKANSKLNVERTDPLSALAREYGGSKRNALLKWCQKKTEGYPNIDVTNFSSSWSDGLAFCALLHTYLPAHIPYQELISQEKGRNLTLAFQAAESIGIKPSLDIDELMHTDRPDWQSVMQYVSQIYKYFET; encoded by the exons ATGAGTAGACGACTGAGAGAGTTGCATTTGGACAGACTGACAGTCAGCAGGAATGTTGTCTGGCTGCTGATTCACAGCCGGCAGGACGAGGGGAGAAGACAAACACCTCTCTCTCATTGTCTTTTGTCTCGTACACACGGGCGGCAAAGCAAGTGTGCTCTGTCAGGTGTGTCGGAGCTCTGGTCTGATGGATTAGTGTTTTCTGTGGAGCAACGAGTAGCAGGCATGGGGAACCAGGAAACTCGGGTGGAAGATCCGGACACAG GTGTCCAATCAACCAAAAAGTCAGGGATCCCAGCTCCTCGTGAGATCCCACAAAGCATTTCCAGAGAACGTGTGTCATTGCGTGACCAACAGAAAAGCACTACAGCCAAAAAGATGGTCACCAGTGCCAGCACCTCTAGTCTGTCCACGCTGTCCAAGCATTCACGCGGCTCTGTCAAGACAAAAGCAGAGTCTGTTGTTTGTGACAAGAACCTGCTGGAGAGTCAGGTGAGGGAGCTTCTGGCTGAGGCCAAAACCAAAGAGTTTGAAATCAGTAAGTTACGGATGGAGCTCCAGCGGCATAAAGGGAAGGATTCATCATCGGAGGCTGGGACGCCAGAGGGGAATTCAGAGATAGAAAGGACTCCAGCACAGTCTGGAGACATCCAGGTGCTTGTAGGGGAACTGAAAGAAAAGAACGGACGTTTCCAGCGTGAGTTGGCCACCTTGCGGGAAGAGAATCAGGCTTTGAAGCAGAAGCTTATTACATTGGAGAGCACCACAACTCTGCTTACCGGCTCTAGTAAGCATTCAGTTAATGGGGTTTTTCCAGAAAACACCACTTCAGATGCCGTCAGTGCAGTCAATGGAAGCCACCTTAAAACTTCTGTGTCATCTGGTAGTGAAACCAAAGGCTCTCCTTTACCCTCCTCAGAATCCTCAGAGTTTGAGAAGATTCCCTCACGCTCCGACTCAGTCAGTAGCAGCATTAAGAGCGTTGTGCCCAGTGGTGCGGTGAAAGAGCTCTCAGTGGAGTCCCTGACGGTCCACATCCAGAAGATGGAAGAGAGTCACCACAGTACAGCCGAAGAACTTCAGGCCACTCTACAGGAGCTGGCTGACCAGCAACAGGTTGTCCAGGAGCTAACAGCTGAGAATGAGCGTCTGGCAGAGGAGAAGGGCCTACTACAAACTTCCCTACAGCAGCAAAGGGAGCGTGTAGAACTTTTGGCGCAACAAAACGAGTCCCTTCTCCAGAGGCTCAGAGAACAAGCTCAGTGTAATGAAGCTGAGGCTTCACGTGCCTCTCGGGTAGCAGAGCTTGAACAGCGTTTGGCCGAGCAAGTGGAGAGCTCCCGCTTTGAAAGAGAGAAGCTAGTAGACATCCAGCAGCAGCTGACAGGGAGTCTTAGAGCTTTGGAAATGGAGAATCAGGAGGCACAAATCGATGTGAAGAGCTTAAAAGAAGAGGTAGAGCTTCTTCAAGGGCATCTGGAGAGTGAGAAGGTTGCTAAAGATGAGGCAGTGAGGAAAACTGAGGAACAGCGGCTAGCTACGGAGGCTCTGAGAGCGGAGAGTGCTAGTCTGAAGGCGCAAGTGGAGGTGGAGCGGCAGAAGATAGCTGAGCTGAAGGCAATGCAGAGCGCCAGTGACAACACAGAGTTGCAAAGTCTGCTTAAAGCGGCGCATGAAGATAGAGACAAGCTGGAGCTGAGTTGCATGGAGCTACGACAAGAGCTACAGCAG GTGGAGGCAGATAGGCTGCAGCTGCTGGAGAGGGTGGAGAAACAGGAACAAGATCATAAAGCCAACATGCTCGCTTTAGAGGAGAACAGCAGAGATGCTGAGAACCAGATCAAGGACCTAAAAGAGACCATCTTTGAGTTGGAGGACCAGGTGGAGCAGCAACGGGCAGTTAGACTGCACACCAACCAGACCATTCTGGACCTGGAGA ATCAAATCAAGAGGCTGGAAGAAAACAAGGCTGAGCTGGAGAAGCAGATTAAGGCCATGAATAAACAGATGAAG GATGAGACAGAGGAGTGGCGCCGTTTCCAGGCTGACCTCCAGACAGCAGTAGTGGTCGCAAATGACATAAAGGTGGAAGCTCAGCAGGAGCTGCGCACGCTGCGCAGACGTCTGCAGGAGGAGCAGGAACACAGCGCAAGTCTGGCTTCAGAGTTGGAGCAGGTCCAGGGCACCAG GTCATGGAGTGAAGACGTTAGTCTCTCTGACTCAGATGGCAGTCCCCACTGGTGCCGAATGACTGTGTCCCAGAATGCACCTGGTGGCTTCCAAACCAATGGTAATGAGAGTGGAAGCAGCATGCCCTCAGAACCAGGAGCCACGGTCAAATCTCTCATCAAGTCGTTTGACACAGCTGTGCCGA ATGGAACCAGCAGCTCAGCACAGATGCATACATCTCCCAGAAGCCCCCTGAGTGGCATACCAGTCCGTACAGCCCCTGCTGCCGCTGTCTCACCCATTCAG AGGCACTCTGGAATCAAGCCGCTGTCAAAGACCCTTGAGAGAAAAATCGCCTTTGGAGATTTCCCCCACAATG GGTCGTGCGATGAACTGAAGCCCTCTTCTCTTATGAGGAAGAGTCCGTCCCTCGAGTCTGTGATTAAAACTCCAACTCACTTCAATGGCTGCACATCCTCCTTTACTTACAACAAAGCCAACAGCAAACTCAA TGTGGAAAGAACAGACCCTCTGTCTGCTCTGGCGCGGGAGTACGGTGGATCTAAGAGGAACGCTCTACTGAAGTGGTGCCAGAAGAAAACAGAAGGCTATCCG